One Luoshenia tenuis DNA window includes the following coding sequences:
- a CDS encoding 2-hydroxyacyl-CoA dehydratase → MNHEPVARVEFTREMKKDYTILVPNMLPIHFEMICEILRQEGYKIELLTTSHSAIVEEGLKYVHNDTCYPALLVIGQMIDALKSGRYDVDHTALLISQTGGGCRASNYLSLLRKALQNAGFPQVPAISINFKSELESNSGFKLSLLALVKASFAMMYGDMLMWIANQCRPYEVQKGQTQALVEKWTRKLTAQFRSPRCLMVRRNYKRILHDFGQIALQKRERVPVGIVGEIYMKYASLGNNALEDFLVSQGAEPVLSGLMDFCLYCTANAANDHRLYGNAGFVRRASSAIARFYLVKRQDQMIRAIQKDGRFLAPSRFDDVEKLADGMIGRGAKMGEGWLLTAEMMELIHSGVKNIVCTQPFGCLPNHIVAKGMIRKIKERYPEANIVAVDYDPGASRINQENRLKLMLANARESYIAPAAQMGLDLSPDANLESGQERRASGDVS, encoded by the coding sequence ATGAACCATGAACCGGTCGCCCGGGTGGAATTTACCCGGGAGATGAAAAAAGATTATACGATCCTGGTACCCAATATGCTGCCCATCCACTTTGAGATGATCTGCGAGATTTTGCGCCAGGAAGGATACAAGATCGAGCTGCTCACCACCAGCCACAGCGCTATCGTGGAGGAAGGGCTTAAATACGTACATAACGATACCTGCTATCCGGCCCTGCTGGTCATCGGCCAGATGATCGACGCGCTCAAGAGCGGCAGGTACGACGTGGACCATACGGCGCTGCTCATCAGCCAGACGGGGGGAGGGTGCCGGGCCAGCAATTATCTGAGCCTGCTGCGCAAGGCCCTGCAAAACGCGGGTTTTCCCCAGGTGCCGGCTATCTCCATCAACTTTAAAAGCGAGCTGGAGAGCAACAGCGGCTTTAAACTCAGCCTGCTTGCGCTGGTCAAGGCCAGCTTTGCCATGATGTATGGGGATATGCTGATGTGGATCGCCAACCAGTGCCGCCCCTATGAAGTGCAAAAGGGCCAGACCCAGGCGCTGGTGGAAAAATGGACCCGAAAGCTGACCGCGCAGTTCCGCTCCCCCCGGTGTTTGATGGTGCGGCGCAACTATAAGCGCATCTTGCACGATTTTGGCCAGATCGCACTGCAAAAGCGGGAGCGGGTACCGGTAGGCATCGTGGGCGAGATCTACATGAAGTACGCCTCCCTGGGCAATAACGCCCTGGAGGACTTTCTGGTTTCCCAGGGGGCCGAGCCGGTGCTAAGCGGCCTGATGGATTTTTGCCTGTACTGCACCGCCAATGCGGCCAACGACCATAGGCTGTACGGCAATGCGGGCTTTGTGCGCCGCGCTTCCAGCGCCATCGCACGCTTTTACCTGGTGAAAAGGCAGGATCAAATGATCCGCGCCATTCAAAAGGACGGAAGGTTCTTAGCCCCCAGCCGGTTTGACGATGTGGAAAAACTGGCCGATGGCATGATCGGCCGGGGCGCCAAGATGGGGGAGGGATGGCTGCTGACCGCCGAGATGATGGAGCTGATCCACAGCGGGGTCAAAAACATCGTCTGCACCCAGCCCTTTGGCTGCCTGCCCAACCATATCGTAGCCAAGGGGATGATCCGCAAGATCAAGGAGCGCTATCCGGAGGCGAACATCGTAGCGGTGGATTACGACCCCGGCGCCAGCCGTATCAATCAGGAGAACCGCCTGAAGCTGATGCTGGCCAACGCCCGGGAGAGTTATATCGCACCTGCCGCACAGATGGGGCTGGACTTGTCGCCGGATGCGAATCTCGAGAGCGGGC
- a CDS encoding acyl-CoA dehydratase activase translates to MEYKLGIDIGSTTLKLVVLDERNKIVYKSYERHFSQVRTLLAKRMGELKKLLEGKPLQVALAGSAALGVSEETGLPFVQEVFAATQAVRALYPQVNTVIELGGEDAKIIFLKGAPEERMNSTCAGGTGSFIDQMAALLGVELDELDALSLKAESIYPIASRCGVFAKTDIQPLINDGARKEDLAASIFQAVVNQTISGLAQGRPIEPPVLFLGGPLSFLKGLGALFCKTLKLKTNEAIFPETARYFVALGAAIYAGGAGQQMDYAQLMRHLDTASRPARRLEGLEPLFASEREYAAFAARHERADAPHGRLEGFSGVGYLGIDAGSTTTKLALIDGEGRILYSHYCRNEGDPLGVVIEQMKKIYATAGKEMRLAGAAVTGYGEQFIGGALRCDAGVVETVAHYTAARYFNPKVSFVIDIGGQDMKCFRIRDGAVDDVLLNEACSSGCGSFLETFAGSMGYAIGDFAKEGLFATQPVNLGTRCTVFMNSSVKQAQKEGASVADISAGLSISIVKNALYKVIKVHDAAELGEAIVVQGGTFLNDSVLRAFEKELGKEVVRPRIAELMGAFGAALYARALGREQSDILTAQELESFTHTARPLTCQGCANHCRLTVNTFPGGRKYIAGNRCERPVTGEKGGGLPNLFRYKYEKVLELAQTPSPAASGLKVGLPLGLNFYETLYFWKPFFESLGCQVLVSGPSARNIYYKGYQTIPSDTVCYPAKLMHGHVQDLMDRGAQVIFYPCMTYNFEEGMGDNCYNCPVVAYYPEVIAGNMNLAGRQLMMPYISLNDRDFFIRRMEEELAAFGFGQKAIAVAADAGYASQRAYREALFARGDAALQKARETGSKVLILAGRPYHIDPLINHGIELLMSSLGFTVVSEDSIRPLGDKARLDVLNQWTYHARMYNAARACCQMEDTALVQLVSFGCGIDAITTDEVKAILSRGNRLYTQLKIDEINNLGAVKIRLRSLLAAMEEREKQKR, encoded by the coding sequence ATGGAATACAAATTGGGGATCGACATCGGCTCCACCACCCTTAAGCTGGTGGTGCTGGATGAACGCAACAAGATCGTTTATAAAAGTTATGAGCGCCACTTTTCCCAGGTGCGCACGCTTTTGGCCAAAAGGATGGGCGAACTTAAAAAACTGCTGGAGGGTAAGCCCCTGCAGGTAGCGCTGGCCGGCTCTGCGGCCCTTGGGGTATCCGAGGAGACCGGGCTGCCTTTTGTGCAGGAGGTATTTGCCGCCACCCAGGCGGTACGCGCGCTTTACCCGCAGGTCAATACCGTTATCGAACTGGGCGGCGAGGATGCCAAGATCATCTTTCTAAAAGGCGCGCCCGAGGAGCGGATGAACTCCACCTGCGCCGGCGGCACGGGCTCTTTTATCGACCAGATGGCGGCGCTTTTGGGCGTGGAGCTGGATGAGCTGGACGCGCTTAGCCTAAAGGCGGAGAGCATCTATCCCATCGCTTCCCGGTGCGGGGTATTTGCCAAGACGGATATCCAACCCTTGATCAACGACGGCGCGCGCAAAGAGGACCTGGCGGCCAGCATTTTCCAGGCCGTGGTCAACCAAACCATATCCGGCCTGGCGCAGGGCCGCCCCATCGAGCCGCCGGTGCTGTTCTTAGGCGGCCCGCTCAGCTTTTTAAAGGGGCTGGGGGCGCTGTTTTGCAAAACGTTAAAACTTAAAACGAATGAGGCCATCTTCCCGGAAACGGCCCGGTATTTCGTGGCGCTGGGCGCGGCAATCTACGCAGGCGGCGCCGGGCAGCAGATGGATTACGCGCAATTGATGCGCCACCTAGATACCGCCAGCCGCCCGGCAAGGCGCCTGGAGGGGCTGGAGCCGCTTTTTGCCAGCGAGCGGGAATATGCGGCGTTTGCCGCCCGGCATGAGCGCGCGGACGCCCCGCATGGAAGGCTGGAGGGCTTCTCCGGCGTGGGCTACCTGGGGATCGATGCCGGCAGCACCACCACTAAGCTGGCGCTGATCGACGGGGAGGGCCGCATCCTCTACAGCCACTACTGCCGCAACGAGGGCGACCCGCTGGGCGTAGTGATCGAGCAGATGAAAAAGATTTACGCCACGGCCGGTAAAGAGATGCGCCTGGCGGGCGCGGCCGTCACCGGTTATGGCGAGCAGTTTATCGGCGGCGCGCTGCGGTGCGATGCGGGCGTGGTCGAAACGGTGGCCCATTATACGGCGGCCCGGTACTTCAACCCCAAGGTCAGCTTTGTTATCGATATCGGCGGGCAGGACATGAAGTGCTTCCGCATCCGCGACGGGGCGGTGGACGACGTGCTGCTCAACGAGGCGTGCTCGTCGGGCTGCGGCTCGTTTTTAGAGACCTTTGCAGGCTCTATGGGCTACGCCATCGGCGATTTTGCAAAAGAGGGGCTGTTTGCCACCCAACCGGTGAACCTGGGCACCCGCTGCACGGTGTTTATGAACTCATCCGTCAAGCAGGCGCAAAAAGAGGGCGCCTCGGTTGCGGATATTTCGGCGGGGCTGTCCATCAGCATCGTCAAAAACGCGCTGTATAAGGTCATTAAGGTACACGATGCAGCGGAGCTTGGGGAGGCCATCGTGGTACAGGGCGGCACCTTTTTAAACGACTCGGTGCTGCGCGCCTTTGAAAAGGAGCTGGGCAAAGAGGTGGTGCGCCCCCGCATCGCGGAGCTGATGGGGGCCTTTGGCGCGGCGCTGTACGCCCGAGCGCTGGGCCGGGAGCAAAGCGACATCCTCACGGCGCAAGAGCTGGAAAGCTTTACCCATACGGCACGGCCGCTGACCTGCCAGGGTTGCGCCAACCATTGCAGGCTGACGGTCAATACCTTCCCGGGCGGGCGCAAGTATATCGCCGGTAACCGGTGCGAGCGGCCCGTAACGGGGGAAAAAGGCGGAGGGCTGCCCAACCTTTTCCGCTATAAGTACGAAAAAGTGCTGGAACTGGCGCAGACGCCTTCGCCCGCAGCATCCGGGCTCAAGGTGGGCTTGCCGCTGGGGCTGAACTTTTACGAGACCCTCTATTTCTGGAAACCGTTTTTTGAGAGCCTGGGCTGCCAGGTGCTGGTCTCGGGGCCGTCGGCGCGGAATATCTATTACAAGGGCTACCAGACCATTCCATCGGATACGGTATGTTATCCGGCCAAGCTGATGCACGGCCATGTGCAGGACCTGATGGACCGGGGCGCGCAGGTCATCTTTTACCCCTGTATGACCTACAATTTTGAAGAGGGGATGGGGGATAACTGCTACAACTGCCCGGTGGTGGCCTATTATCCCGAGGTGATCGCCGGCAATATGAACCTGGCGGGGCGGCAGCTGATGATGCCCTATATCAGCTTGAACGACCGGGACTTTTTCATCCGTCGGATGGAAGAGGAGCTTGCGGCGTTCGGCTTTGGCCAAAAGGCCATCGCCGTGGCGGCCGACGCGGGGTACGCTTCCCAGCGGGCCTATCGGGAGGCGCTGTTTGCCAGGGGCGATGCTGCGCTGCAAAAGGCCCGGGAGACCGGGAGCAAGGTGCTGATCCTGGCCGGGCGGCCCTATCATATCGACCCGCTGATCAACCACGGCATCGAATTGCTGATGAGTTCGCTGGGCTTTACCGTGGTTTCGGAGGACAGTATCCGTCCGCTGGGGGACAAGGCGCGTCTGGACGTGCTCAACCAGTGGACCTACCACGCCCGGATGTACAACGCGGCCAGGGCCTGCTGCCAGATGGAGGATACGGCGCTGGTACAGCTGGTCTCCTTCGGCTGTGGGATCGATGCGATCACCACCGATGAGGTCAAGGCCATTTTGAGCCGGGGGAACCGCCTTTACACCCAACTGAAGATCGATGAGATCAATAACCTTGGCGCCGTGAAGATCAGGCTGCGCAGCCTGCTTGCGGCGATGGAAGAAAGAGAGAAACAAAAACGATGA
- a CDS encoding putative ABC transporter permease, with protein sequence MEAAARIFLYLILYSVVGWVYESTLCSITQRRLVNRGFLNGPLCPIYGFGAMAVILLLPGGQDESLVKLFLSSSVLCCILEYFTSYLLEKLFHARWWDYSKRHFNLNGRVCLEGAVVFGAMAVLLVRYLHPFVAAQVAKLPRAWLYGLDAGIFVILMVDLTLTVRHLLGLKGRLAEIQKLLQAQKEAGQRRLEALGEGLRDSLAAREESVRAHAERLSALLDSRRFQDRRLMRAFPGLKFRDSEAWEQLKERLRRKKQP encoded by the coding sequence ATGGAGGCGGCAGCCCGTATCTTTTTATATTTGATCCTCTACAGCGTGGTGGGCTGGGTGTACGAATCCACCCTGTGCTCCATTACCCAGCGCCGCCTGGTCAACCGCGGCTTTTTAAACGGCCCGCTCTGCCCTATTTACGGCTTCGGGGCGATGGCGGTCATTCTGCTGCTGCCCGGTGGGCAGGATGAGAGCCTGGTCAAGTTGTTCTTATCCAGCAGCGTGCTGTGCTGTATACTGGAATACTTTACCTCTTACTTATTGGAGAAGCTGTTCCACGCCCGCTGGTGGGATTATTCAAAGCGGCACTTCAACCTCAACGGTCGCGTGTGCCTGGAGGGCGCGGTGGTTTTTGGGGCGATGGCGGTGCTGCTGGTGCGGTATCTGCATCCCTTTGTGGCCGCGCAGGTGGCCAAACTGCCGCGCGCCTGGCTGTATGGGCTGGATGCAGGCATCTTCGTTATTTTGATGGTGGATTTGACCCTGACCGTGCGCCACCTGTTGGGGCTAAAGGGCCGCCTGGCGGAGATACAAAAGCTGCTGCAGGCCCAGAAAGAGGCTGGGCAGCGCAGGCTGGAGGCTTTGGGAGAGGGGCTGCGGGACAGCCTTGCCGCCCGGGAGGAGAGCGTCCGCGCCCATGCCGAGCGGCTTAGCGCATTGCTGGACAGCCGGCGTTTTCAGGACCGGCGCCTGATGCGGGCCTTTCCCGGGTTAAAGTTTCGGGACAGTGAGGCGTGGGAGCAGCTGAAAGAGCGCCTGCGCCGCAAAAAGCAGCCATAA
- a CDS encoding HAD family hydrolase → MKAYLFDLDGTVGETLPLCIAAFQAAIEPLVGRKVSAGEIAGTFGPSEEGTIMALVPQHFDEGLSAYVAHYTRLHPEMCPRPFAGIPQLIGQLRGAGKIVAMVTGKGPLSGAVTFRQFGLESAFDEVVYGIPEGPSKPQGIARVLERFALAPQDAVYIGDMPGDVTIAHAQGLKAYAAAWADSADLQALKAAGPEALFTSVADCARYIAQQEGL, encoded by the coding sequence ATGAAAGCTTATTTATTTGACCTGGATGGGACCGTTGGCGAGACGCTGCCGCTGTGTATCGCTGCCTTTCAGGCGGCGATCGAGCCGCTGGTGGGGCGCAAGGTCAGCGCCGGGGAGATTGCAGGGACCTTTGGCCCCTCCGAGGAGGGGACGATCATGGCGCTGGTTCCCCAGCATTTTGACGAGGGGTTGAGCGCCTACGTAGCGCATTACACCCGCCTGCACCCGGAGATGTGCCCGCGCCCCTTTGCGGGGATCCCCCAGCTGATCGGCCAGCTGCGCGGGGCGGGCAAGATCGTCGCCATGGTGACGGGCAAAGGACCGCTATCGGGCGCAGTCACCTTCCGGCAATTCGGTCTGGAAAGCGCCTTTGATGAGGTTGTGTACGGCATCCCGGAGGGGCCCAGCAAGCCCCAGGGCATTGCGCGGGTGCTGGAACGCTTTGCCCTGGCGCCGCAGGACGCCGTCTATATCGGCGATATGCCAGGGGACGTGACCATCGCCCATGCGCAGGGGCTTAAAGCCTACGCAGCGGCCTGGGCCGACTCGGCAGACCTGCAGGCACTAAAAGCCGCAGGGCCGGAGGCGCTGTTTACCAGCGTGGCGGACTGCGCCCGCTATATCGCGCAGCAGGAAGGCCTTTAA
- a CDS encoding TM1266 family iron-only hydrogenase system putative regulator: MATRIALIGIIVEDMDATEQLNGILHAYSPYIIGRMGIPYRQKGVSIISVAVDAENDVISSLSGKLGQVKGLSVKTIYSKAQGAQREDER; encoded by the coding sequence ATGGCAACGCGTATCGCGCTGATCGGCATCATCGTGGAGGATATGGACGCTACCGAGCAGCTCAACGGCATTTTGCACGCCTATAGTCCGTATATCATCGGACGGATGGGCATCCCCTACCGGCAAAAGGGCGTCAGCATCATTTCTGTAGCGGTGGACGCGGAAAATGACGTGATCAGCTCCCTTTCCGGCAAGCTGGGGCAGGTCAAAGGCCTGAGCGTGAAGACCATCTATTCCAAAGCCCAGGGCGCACAGCGGGAGGATGAAAGATGA
- a CDS encoding AEC family transporter translates to MDNLILSLNIILPLFVLMAVGYLARRLKMLDDKTIRVMNNLVFRLFLPVLLCKNIMDSTEGNISGGVFIFAGVGVVALYLLLFLIIPLIEKDNTKRGVMIQAIGRSNYALFGIPLVQSIFPGADTSIASLLVAITIPLYNVLSVIALEVYRGGKTDVGKILKNIITNPLIIGSIIGIILLKTKLPLAPFITTSIGNLAQIASPLALFMLGAFFEFSKVGRNARQLTICVIGKLVISPLIFLSLAVWLGFRGPELASLMVVFGAPTAVNSFTMAQQMGGDEELAGQQVVFSSALSTVTVFLFVFAAKSFNLF, encoded by the coding sequence ATGGATAACCTGATCTTATCCCTCAACATCATCCTGCCCCTGTTCGTGCTGATGGCCGTGGGGTATCTCGCGCGGCGGCTGAAAATGCTGGACGACAAGACCATCCGGGTGATGAACAACCTGGTCTTTCGCCTGTTTTTGCCGGTGCTGCTGTGCAAAAACATCATGGATAGCACAGAGGGCAACATCAGCGGCGGCGTTTTCATCTTTGCCGGGGTGGGCGTGGTGGCGCTTTACCTGCTGCTGTTTTTGATCATCCCGCTGATTGAGAAGGACAATACCAAGCGCGGGGTGATGATACAGGCCATCGGCCGGAGCAACTATGCGCTGTTTGGCATCCCGCTGGTGCAGTCCATCTTTCCGGGGGCGGATACCAGTATCGCCTCGCTGCTGGTGGCTATCACCATTCCGCTTTACAATGTGCTCTCGGTCATCGCGCTGGAGGTTTACCGGGGCGGAAAGACCGATGTGGGCAAGATCCTTAAAAACATCATCACCAATCCGCTGATCATCGGCTCTATCATCGGCATCATCCTTTTAAAGACCAAGCTGCCGCTGGCCCCCTTTATCACCACCTCCATCGGCAACCTGGCGCAGATCGCCTCTCCTCTTGCGCTTTTTATGCTGGGCGCGTTTTTCGAGTTTTCCAAGGTGGGGCGCAATGCCCGGCAGCTGACCATCTGCGTAATCGGTAAGCTGGTAATAAGCCCGCTCATCTTTTTATCCCTGGCGGTTTGGCTGGGCTTCCGCGGGCCGGAACTGGCCAGCCTGATGGTGGTATTTGGCGCGCCTACGGCGGTCAACTCCTTTACCATGGCCCAGCAGATGGGCGGGGATGAGGAGCTGGCCGGCCAGCAGGTGGTATTCTCCTCTGCGCTATCCACCGTTACGGTATTCCTTTTCGTATTTGCGGCCAAGTCGTTTAACTTATTCTAG
- a CDS encoding prolyl-tRNA synthetase associated domain-containing protein: MNPYVSDPTLYNTAPAPEGRLPKEMAVYALLEALNIPFVRLDHGPTPSIEACREIDTLLGIEICKNLFLCNAQKTQFYLLMMPGSKPFKTKDLSKQIGSSRLSFAAPEYMQQFLNITPGAVSILGLMNDTQRRVRLLIDREVVSHAYIGCHPCVNTASLKIRTTDILEKFLPHTGHEATLVEL, translated from the coding sequence ATGAACCCGTATGTGAGCGACCCTACGCTTTATAACACCGCCCCCGCGCCGGAGGGCCGTCTGCCAAAGGAGATGGCCGTTTACGCCCTGCTGGAGGCGCTGAACATTCCCTTCGTCCGGCTGGATCACGGCCCTACGCCCTCCATCGAGGCCTGCCGGGAGATCGACACGCTGCTGGGCATCGAGATCTGTAAAAATCTCTTTTTGTGCAACGCGCAAAAGACCCAGTTTTATCTTTTGATGATGCCGGGCAGCAAGCCCTTTAAGACCAAGGATCTGTCCAAGCAAATCGGCTCGTCCCGTCTTTCCTTTGCCGCGCCGGAGTATATGCAGCAGTTTCTCAACATCACCCCCGGCGCGGTCAGCATCCTGGGGTTGATGAACGATACCCAGCGCCGCGTGCGCCTGCTGATCGACCGGGAGGTGGTCTCCCACGCGTATATCGGCTGCCACCCATGCGTAAATACCGCCAGCCTTAAAATACGCACAACCGATATTCTGGAAAAGTTTTTGCCCCATACCGGGCACGAAGCCACGCTGGTGGAGCTGTAA
- a CDS encoding DUF3592 domain-containing protein, with the protein MQKRIVTVKKKKIQSPTLPIVIMFGLFILIGAVMIFFGLRGTWQLEQTTRSYAKTTGYLTGYILQAEEQYDAVKKEHTAATYYLVYSYAAGQGEYQVVTDYATSILPAMGTSAQIRYAPDDPERAVIVGPNKNAGLLFIGGMFAVIPSVLLWIILKPAPKKGRLDTTGLAFGLIFVVFGYGALYMTTGEYSLSGIIRFYQTSFILPLVIPPLLICAGLFASVRSLLGFAALKKRGKARRGQKAQTPHR; encoded by the coding sequence ATGCAGAAAAGGATCGTGACCGTGAAAAAGAAAAAGATACAAAGCCCTACGCTTCCGATCGTGATCATGTTCGGCCTGTTTATCCTCATCGGGGCCGTCATGATCTTTTTCGGCCTGCGGGGCACCTGGCAGCTGGAGCAGACTACCCGGAGTTATGCTAAGACCACGGGCTATTTGACCGGGTACATCCTGCAAGCGGAGGAACAATACGATGCGGTGAAAAAGGAACACACCGCGGCGACCTATTATCTGGTCTACAGCTATGCGGCCGGCCAAGGGGAGTACCAAGTGGTCACGGATTACGCCACCAGCATCCTCCCTGCGATGGGGACCAGCGCACAGATCCGTTACGCGCCCGATGACCCGGAGCGGGCGGTGATCGTCGGCCCCAATAAAAACGCCGGGCTGCTGTTTATCGGCGGGATGTTCGCGGTCATCCCCTCGGTTTTGCTATGGATCATTTTAAAACCAGCCCCCAAAAAAGGGCGGCTGGATACGACGGGCCTGGCATTTGGCCTGATCTTTGTCGTGTTTGGCTATGGGGCGCTTTATATGACCACGGGAGAATATTCGCTAAGCGGCATCATACGGTTTTATCAAACCTCGTTTATCCTTCCGCTGGTGATCCCGCCGCTGCTGATCTGCGCGGGCCTTTTTGCCAGCGTCAGGAGCCTGCTGGGCTTTGCCGCCTTGAAAAAGCGCGGCAAGGCCAGGCGCGGGCAGAAAGCGCAAACGCCCCATCGGTAA
- a CDS encoding alpha/beta fold hydrolase, protein MEVSLREDYLDEVQGRGRRYFRGWVPEGAPRAVLQIAHGMAEHSGRYDDFMRFLAGRGIAAFCMDHAGHGRSARTQAEYGFFGDEGGMAAAIGDMRRFTQWLSGAYPHIPLILMGHSMGSFMVRQYLAQDASALNGAILMGTGGVNKQVGMGIMLAKLERLRIGRMGRSKLIDKLAFGGFNKPFAPARTPYDWLSRDEAMVDAYIADPACGFAFTAQGYLDLFELNRAVNSIEWARKLPPRLPLLLVSGDQDPVGGMGEGVRQVADWLKATGHGRVALKLFPGARHEVLNETNRQEVYEAIACWLERVLER, encoded by the coding sequence ATGGAAGTTTCCTTGCGCGAGGATTATTTGGACGAGGTGCAGGGCCGGGGACGGCGCTATTTCCGCGGATGGGTGCCGGAGGGCGCGCCTCGCGCCGTTTTGCAGATCGCCCACGGCATGGCGGAGCATAGCGGGCGCTATGACGATTTTATGCGCTTTCTGGCAGGGCGCGGCATTGCGGCCTTTTGTATGGACCATGCGGGGCACGGCCGCTCGGCTCGGACGCAAGCGGAGTATGGCTTTTTTGGCGATGAGGGCGGCATGGCGGCCGCCATTGGCGATATGCGCCGCTTCACGCAATGGCTGTCCGGCGCTTATCCTCATATCCCGCTGATTTTGATGGGGCATTCCATGGGCTCGTTTATGGTGCGCCAGTACCTGGCACAGGATGCCTCGGCGCTGAACGGAGCGATCCTTATGGGAACGGGGGGCGTAAACAAGCAGGTGGGCATGGGGATCATGCTGGCTAAGCTGGAGCGGCTGCGCATCGGCCGGATGGGGAGGAGCAAGCTGATCGACAAGCTGGCTTTTGGCGGCTTTAACAAGCCCTTTGCCCCGGCGCGCACGCCTTACGACTGGCTGAGCCGGGACGAGGCGATGGTAGACGCCTATATTGCCGACCCGGCCTGCGGCTTTGCCTTTACCGCCCAGGGGTATTTGGACTTATTCGAGCTGAACCGCGCCGTCAATTCTATCGAATGGGCGCGCAAGCTGCCGCCCAGGCTGCCGCTGCTGCTGGTCAGCGGAGATCAGGACCCGGTAGGCGGCATGGGGGAAGGCGTGCGACAGGTGGCGGATTGGCTAAAAGCTACCGGCCATGGCCGGGTCGCGCTGAAGCTATTCCCGGGCGCCCGGCATGAGGTGTTAAACGAGACCAACCGCCAGGAAGTTTACGAGGCCATCGCCTGCTGGTTAGAACGGGTGCTGGAGCGGTAA
- a CDS encoding alpha/beta hydrolase, producing METEKIGAFQHREILLPRRDAEAAVLFIHGFLGSPLQFEDLCQAVYQRGYAAYALLLPGHGGSSAQFARTRLDAWEAYTDAQVEKICRCYKNVYLVGHSIGGLLALEAAATRQEQVAGVVAIAPPMRIKLSPRGAVNGLKSASQKDAAQNAIAMAYHRSNSVTPPSLPGYLAYLPRVMDIERLIAKSKKILPAITIPTLVIHSKNDEAVRFKSGAIIDRRLSQSHTRRVTLNDSWHAYYVASERERMQREILRFIGAK from the coding sequence ATGGAAACAGAAAAAATCGGGGCTTTCCAGCACCGGGAGATCCTTCTGCCCCGGCGGGATGCCGAGGCGGCGGTATTGTTTATCCACGGATTTCTGGGGAGCCCATTGCAGTTTGAGGATTTATGCCAGGCCGTATATCAAAGGGGTTATGCCGCCTACGCGCTGCTGCTGCCTGGGCATGGCGGGAGCAGCGCCCAGTTTGCCCGCACGCGGCTGGACGCCTGGGAAGCCTATACGGATGCGCAGGTAGAAAAGATATGCCGGTGCTATAAAAACGTTTATCTGGTAGGCCACTCCATCGGCGGCCTGTTGGCCTTGGAAGCCGCCGCCACCCGGCAGGAACAGGTCGCCGGGGTAGTGGCCATCGCCCCGCCCATGCGCATCAAACTCAGCCCGCGCGGCGCGGTCAACGGCCTTAAATCCGCCTCACAAAAGGATGCGGCGCAAAATGCCATAGCCATGGCTTACCACCGCTCCAACAGCGTGACCCCGCCCAGCCTGCCGGGTTATCTTGCCTATCTGCCCCGGGTAATGGATATCGAGCGGTTGATCGCCAAAAGTAAAAAAATCCTGCCGGCCATCACGATCCCCACGCTGGTGATCCACTCTAAAAACGACGAGGCGGTGCGCTTTAAAAGCGGCGCGATTATCGACCGGCGGCTTTCCCAGTCGCATACACGGCGCGTAACCCTGAACGATTCCTGGCACGCTTACTATGTCGCCAGCGAGCGGGAACGGATGCAGCGCGAGATCCTGCGCTTTATCGGCGCCAAATAA